Proteins found in one Artemia franciscana chromosome 13, ASM3288406v1, whole genome shotgun sequence genomic segment:
- the LOC136035053 gene encoding 52 kDa repressor of the inhibitor of the protein kinase-like — MVIRETVNFFHFSAKRSAILKTYTALNLKGLCEIRWVERHDAIQISKQLIVPIFKALEEIETDGDSVTLSKARSLLNNILSLDYIVTLIVMDFFLGYTLNLSKLLQSENIDMVMCIQCVESVTEMFKEIRNSAEGRFHQLFLEATRLCRELEVTLVMPRKRNLFKIPSDIPAEKHIEFYYHVSIFLPFVDQRIQSLESRFTKHKVTLKSLSGILPSFVVKQRSTDLKELIKLYASDLTSSDSAVMAELELWRAKWLKVVPSLFPKTAVQSLAECERGIFPNIHKLLSIFCVIPTSTACVERSFSSMKRIKTYLRSRMSEDRLNGLALLNVHRDVLVSSLKFWKNLLLALLEGYDLKYR; from the coding sequence ATGGTAATTCGTGAAACAGTTAATTTCTTCCACTTTAGTGCAAAGCGAAGCGCTATCCTAAAAACTTATACTGCACTTAATCTTAAAGGCTTGTGCGAAATTAGGTGGGTCGAAAGACATGATGCTATTCAGATCTCAAAACAGTTGATTGTGCCTATCTTTAAGGCCCTAGAGGAGATAGAGACAGACGGGGACTCGGTAACGTTGTCGAAAGCCAGAAGTCTGCTCAACAACATCCTGAGCTTGGACTACATAGTGACCCTCATTGTGATGGATTTTTTTCTTGGGTATACATTGAATCTATCTAAGCTGCTGCAGTCTGAAAACATAGATATGGTTATGTGCATTCAGTGCGTCGAAAGTGTAACAGAAATGTTCAAAGAAATCCGAAATAGTGCGGAGGGAAGGTTTCATCAGCTGTTTCTGGAAGCAACTAGGCTATGCAGAGAATTAGAAGTTACTCTTGTCATGCCACGAAAGAGGAACCTTTTCAAAATCCCAAGTGATATCCCGGCAGAAAAACATATAGAATTTTACTATCATGTCTCCATTTTCCTCCCATTTGTGGATCAGCGAATACAATCACTTGAATCTCGATTCACAAAGCATAAGGTCACGCTGAAAAGCCTCAGCGGAATACTGCCATCTTTTGTAGTGAAACAGCGTAGCACTGATCTTAAAGAACTGATCAAATTATATGCCTCAGATCTAACGAGTTCAGACTCCGCTGTGATGGCTGAGCTTGAACTATGGCGAGCTAAGTGGCTGAAAGTAGTACCCAGTCTTTTCCCGAAGACAGCAGTGCAGAGCTTGGCTGAGTGCGAACGTGgaatatttccgaatattcacAAGTTACTGAGCATCTTTTGTGTCATTCCCACATCTACAGCATGTGTTGAGAGGTCATTTTCTTCGATGAAAAGGATCAAAACGTACCTTCGCAGTCGGATGAGTGAAGACCGACTGAATGGCTTGGCACTCTTGAATGTCCACAGAGATGTTCTCGTATCAtcgctgaaattttggaaaaatttgctaTTAGCTCTGCTCGAAGGTTATGATTTAAAGTATAgataa